One region of Hymenobacter sediminicola genomic DNA includes:
- a CDS encoding rod shape-determining protein, whose translation MGFFNFLTSDIAIDLGTANTLIIHNDKIVVDEPSIIAKDRTTNKVIAVGRQAQQMHEKTHDNIKTIRPLKDGVIADFHAAEEMIKGMIKMIDTRTRLFQPSHRMVICIPSGITEVEKRAVRDSAEHAGAKEVWMIQEPMAAAIGIGIDVEQPVGSMIIDIGGGTTEIAVIALSGIVCDQSIKTAGDVFNQDILDYMRRQHNLLIGERSAERIKIEVGAALTELDVTPPDFEVRGRDLMTGIPKVIKVTSSEIAIALDKSVAKIEEAVLKALEISPPELSADIYENGIHLTGGGALLRGLDKRLAAKTKLPIHIAEDPLRAVVRGTGAAIKNIQAFRSVLLT comes from the coding sequence ATGGGTTTCTTTAATTTCCTGACCAGCGACATCGCCATTGACTTGGGGACGGCCAACACGCTCATTATTCATAACGATAAAATCGTGGTGGACGAGCCGAGCATCATCGCCAAAGACCGTACAACCAACAAAGTAATTGCCGTGGGCCGGCAAGCGCAGCAAATGCACGAAAAGACCCACGACAATATCAAAACCATTCGCCCCCTCAAAGACGGCGTAATTGCCGACTTCCATGCCGCCGAGGAGATGATTAAGGGCATGATTAAGATGATTGACACCCGGACCCGGCTGTTTCAGCCGTCGCACCGCATGGTCATCTGCATTCCGTCAGGCATTACGGAAGTAGAGAAGCGCGCTGTGCGTGACTCCGCTGAGCACGCCGGGGCCAAAGAAGTTTGGATGATTCAGGAGCCGATGGCCGCGGCCATTGGTATCGGTATCGACGTGGAGCAGCCCGTGGGCTCGATGATTATCGACATTGGAGGTGGTACCACCGAAATTGCGGTAATTGCCCTGTCAGGCATCGTCTGCGACCAGTCCATCAAAACGGCTGGCGACGTGTTCAACCAGGACATTCTCGACTACATGCGCCGCCAGCACAACCTGCTGATCGGGGAGCGTTCCGCAGAGCGCATCAAGATTGAAGTAGGGGCGGCCCTGACCGAACTGGACGTAACGCCGCCCGATTTCGAGGTGCGTGGCCGCGACCTGATGACTGGCATTCCGAAGGTTATCAAGGTGACTTCTTCCGAAATTGCTATTGCCCTCGACAAGTCGGTGGCCAAGATTGAGGAAGCCGTACTGAAAGCGCTGGAAATCTCGCCGCCCGAGCTGTCGGCCGATATCTACGAAAATGGTATTCACCTGACTGGTGGCGGCGCGCTGCTGCGGGGCCTCGACAAGCGGCTGGCCGCCAAAACCAAGCTGCCCATTCACATTGCCGAAGACCCTTTGCGGGCGGTAGTGCGCGGTACGGGTGCCGCCATCAAGAATATTCAGGCCTTCCGCAGCGTTCTGCTGACGTAA